In Solobacterium moorei, a single genomic region encodes these proteins:
- a CDS encoding ABC transporter ATP-binding protein, with the protein MAKKLIEVKNVVKTFDNQVVLKGISLDIYENEFVTLLGPSGCGKTTLLRIIAGFIEPTEGHVIMDGEDIARIPAYKRDVNTVFQHYALFPHLDVYDNIAFGLKIKKQPKDIIDQKVRRMISLVGLEGFEHRDVTMMSGGQQQRVAIARALVNEPKVLLLDESLSALDKNLRKEMQLELKEIQREVGITFIFVTHDQEEALTMSDKIVILKDGVIEQVGSPTEVYNEPINQYCARFIGDSNIIDGVMKKDNLVNFDDVDYKCVDYGFSENEPVDIVIRPEDIDIVARNRGLLNGEVKSVLFKGVHYEVIVETSSGTSKTVTMHVTGEHDVINKEAKERISASSFTMDLEDVDQLTDSEVIARANAQAWTDEGEDVSLTHVEYDVKKEIGTYSCTFGTGAGTKITVKINVVKPTAVEDVDNEEGIQAFDFYRTVDEIKESVALDTDLIRWADAYAWNIEDDSRVEIWDVKYDFDDENITEGDYQITFSTQGRELKIETTDKIEAGERIGLKWNPEDIHVMRKMG; encoded by the coding sequence ATGGCAAAGAAATTGATTGAAGTAAAAAATGTTGTAAAAACTTTTGACAACCAAGTCGTATTAAAGGGAATCTCATTAGATATTTATGAAAATGAGTTCGTAACGCTACTTGGACCGTCTGGTTGTGGTAAGACAACGCTCTTACGTATTATCGCGGGCTTTATTGAACCAACAGAAGGTCATGTCATCATGGATGGTGAGGATATCGCTCGCATTCCTGCATACAAGCGTGATGTAAATACAGTGTTCCAACATTATGCATTGTTCCCACACTTAGATGTATATGATAATATTGCGTTTGGTTTAAAGATTAAGAAGCAGCCAAAGGATATCATCGACCAGAAAGTACGTCGTATGATTTCTCTTGTGGGTCTAGAAGGATTTGAACACCGTGATGTTACAATGATGTCAGGTGGACAACAACAGCGTGTAGCGATTGCGCGTGCGCTTGTAAATGAACCAAAGGTTCTATTATTAGATGAATCCTTGAGTGCGTTAGATAAGAATCTACGTAAGGAAATGCAGCTTGAATTAAAGGAAATTCAGCGTGAGGTAGGTATTACATTTATTTTTGTTACACACGATCAAGAAGAAGCTCTAACGATGTCTGACAAGATTGTTATCTTAAAGGATGGTGTCATCGAGCAGGTTGGTTCACCAACAGAAGTTTACAACGAACCAATTAATCAATACTGTGCACGTTTCATCGGTGACTCGAATATTATTGATGGTGTAATGAAGAAGGATAATCTTGTTAACTTTGATGATGTAGATTACAAGTGTGTAGACTATGGCTTTAGTGAGAATGAACCAGTCGATATTGTAATTCGTCCTGAGGATATCGATATCGTTGCTAGAAACCGTGGCTTGTTAAATGGTGAAGTAAAGTCTGTATTATTTAAGGGTGTTCACTATGAAGTGATTGTAGAAACATCATCTGGTACATCCAAGACTGTTACCATGCACGTAACTGGAGAACATGATGTTATCAATAAAGAAGCGAAGGAACGTATTAGTGCATCTTCCTTTACGATGGACCTTGAAGACGTTGATCAATTAACAGACTCTGAAGTTATCGCTCGTGCAAATGCGCAAGCATGGACAGATGAGGGTGAGGATGTTTCCTTAACACATGTAGAATATGATGTGAAGAAGGAAATTGGCACATATTCATGTACATTCGGTACAGGTGCAGGCACAAAGATTACGGTTAAGATCAATGTAGTAAAACCAACAGCGGTCGAAGATGTAGATAATGAAGAAGGTATCCAGGCGTTCGATTTCTATCGTACAGTTGATGAAATCAAGGAATCTGTAGCGCTAGATACAGACTTAATTCGTTGGGCTGATGCATATGCCTGGAATATTGAAGATGATTCTCGTGTTGAAATCTGGGATGTGAAGTATGACTTTGATGATGAAAACATCACAGAAGGTGATTACCAGATTACATTCTCTACACAGGGTCGTGAGTTAAAGATTGAAACAACAGATAAGATTGAAGCGGGTGAAAGAATTGGATTAAAGTGGAATCCTGAAGATATCCACGTTATGAGAAAGATGGGTTAA
- a CDS encoding DUF554 domain-containing protein, with the protein MRGLGTIINIILIVLAGTFGCSFSSKMKEKMQETLFLVTGVAVIFIGIAGAMEQMLCIENGRLSPRNIMMVICCLAIGAIVGEHFDLDGKINQFADYVKKKSNNGNDTKFVVAFVNTSCVVCIGAMAVIGAIKDGVNGDITVLAAKGVIDFILVSVMSASLGKGCMFSAIPVAIFQGSITVLAMMLNSVVSPVALDNLSCVGSILIFCVGINMVFDCKIRVANILPAVVIAVLWGMVF; encoded by the coding sequence ATGCGAGGACTCGGAACGATTATTAATATCATTTTAATTGTGCTAGCCGGTACATTTGGCTGCTCTTTTAGTTCTAAAATGAAAGAAAAGATGCAGGAAACTCTATTTCTAGTCACGGGTGTTGCGGTTATTTTTATTGGTATTGCAGGTGCGATGGAACAGATGCTGTGTATTGAAAATGGTAGATTATCGCCACGCAATATCATGATGGTAATCTGTTGTTTGGCAATTGGTGCTATAGTTGGCGAGCATTTTGACTTAGATGGAAAAATCAATCAGTTCGCAGACTATGTGAAAAAGAAAAGTAATAATGGAAACGATACAAAGTTTGTGGTGGCTTTTGTCAATACAAGTTGTGTCGTATGTATTGGGGCGATGGCAGTCATTGGTGCAATCAAAGATGGAGTGAATGGAGATATTACTGTACTAGCAGCCAAGGGTGTGATTGATTTTATCTTAGTCAGTGTAATGAGTGCCTCTCTTGGTAAGGGGTGTATGTTCTCGGCAATACCAGTCGCAATTTTTCAAGGTAGTATTACCGTGCTTGCGATGATGTTAAATTCTGTTGTGTCACCTGTTGCGTTAGATAATTTATCCTGTGTTGGATCTATCTTGATTTTCTGTGTTGGAATCAATATGGTATTTGACTGTAAGATACGGGTCGCCAATATTTTACCGGCAGTTGTCATTGCGGTTCTATGGGGTATGGTATTTTAA
- a CDS encoding ABC transporter permease: protein MKSFNKLIYPYFVWMMIMIVIPMFMIVMYAMTVKGNSVLTLQFTFDNFTRFFNDTIFPSVLWCSLKMAFVTTAICILVGYPTAYIMAKLKSGSQAIIVLLITLPMWINMLVRTYAWKGILGWLGFSSEIRVYIGMVYNFLPFMILQIYTALSKIDKNLLIAASDLGADNKQTFLRVTLPLSLSGVVSGITLVFLPAVSSFFIPKLLGGGQYVLIGNLIEDYFIKTGDWNFGSAISLIMAIIILISMYITKKLDKEPAEEAD from the coding sequence ATGAAGTCATTTAATAAATTAATCTATCCGTATTTTGTATGGATGATGATTATGATTGTCATACCGATGTTTATGATTGTCATGTATGCAATGACAGTAAAAGGTAATTCTGTTTTAACACTTCAATTTACATTCGATAACTTCACACGTTTCTTCAATGATACGATTTTCCCTAGTGTTTTATGGTGTAGCTTAAAGATGGCTTTCGTTACGACGGCAATTTGTATTCTTGTAGGCTATCCAACTGCATATATCATGGCAAAGTTAAAGAGCGGTTCACAAGCGATTATAGTGTTACTCATTACACTACCTATGTGGATTAACATGCTTGTACGTACGTATGCATGGAAGGGTATTTTAGGCTGGTTGGGCTTCAGTAGTGAAATCAGAGTATATATCGGTATGGTATACAACTTCTTACCATTTATGATTCTACAGATTTATACGGCTCTTTCTAAGATTGATAAGAATTTATTGATTGCCGCAAGCGACTTAGGTGCGGATAATAAGCAGACATTCTTGCGTGTTACATTACCGCTTTCTTTAAGTGGTGTTGTAAGTGGTATTACTTTGGTATTCTTGCCAGCAGTATCAAGCTTTTTCATTCCTAAGCTACTTGGCGGTGGTCAGTACGTATTGATTGGTAACTTGATTGAAGATTACTTCATCAAGACTGGTGACTGGAACTTTGGCTCTGCAATCAGTTTGATTATGGCAATCATCATCTTGATTTCGATGTATATCACAAAGAAATTAGATAAAGAACCAGCAGAGGAGGCAGACTAA
- a CDS encoding helix-turn-helix domain-containing protein, with amino-acid sequence MDIGHRIKQLRIKNDLTLEELASRTELTKGFLSQLERNLTSPSIQTLADIAEALGVDMSRFFAEEHEEKIVFTPEDVFIDEQDGVTTHWIVPNAQKNNMEPIILQLQPGARSKQIEPHQGEEFGYVLSGRIYLVREGYKKGAVVRRGDTFYIRGDVAHYLENRGKQSAEVLWISTPPEF; translated from the coding sequence ATAGATATCGGACATCGCATTAAGCAACTACGAATCAAGAATGATCTAACGCTGGAAGAATTAGCCTCAAGAACAGAACTTACGAAGGGCTTTTTGTCACAGTTAGAGCGTAACTTAACATCGCCATCCATTCAGACACTAGCAGATATTGCGGAAGCTCTTGGGGTTGATATGTCACGCTTTTTTGCAGAAGAGCATGAAGAAAAGATTGTCTTTACGCCAGAGGATGTGTTCATTGATGAACAGGATGGTGTGACAACACATTGGATTGTTCCAAATGCACAGAAGAATAATATGGAACCAATCATCCTACAACTTCAACCTGGTGCTCGTTCAAAACAAATTGAACCGCATCAAGGAGAAGAGTTTGGATATGTATTAAGTGGACGTATTTATCTCGTAAGAGAGGGATACAAAAAAGGCGCTGTGGTAAGACGAGGGGATACATTCTATATCCGTGGGGACGTAGCGCACTATTTAGAAAATCGTGGTAAACAATCAGCAGAAGTGCTTTGGATTAGCACGCCACCAGAATTTTAG
- a CDS encoding ABC transporter permease, translated as MEKKNSIFGKLYLALIMAFFYLPILYVVFFSFNRSKSLTRFTGFSLRWYENMFNNRSILEAIYYTVLCAVLATLISTLIGTITAIGLSKSKRITRELFQQVNNLPMLNPEIVTAIGLMLFFTSLRIQTGFTTMLLAHIAFCTPYVILSVLPRLRRIDKNMAEAALDLGCTPWQAMWKVIIPQIKGGIIAGALVAFSMSFDDFVISMFTTGPGVSNISIYVYANVKRVNPTINALSAIIVYVITVVLIVVNVVPMINERRKAKLNAQITESN; from the coding sequence ATGGAAAAGAAAAATTCTATTTTTGGGAAGTTATATCTTGCCCTCATCATGGCATTCTTCTACTTGCCAATTCTCTATGTAGTATTCTTTAGTTTTAACCGTTCTAAATCACTGACTCGCTTTACTGGTTTCTCATTACGTTGGTATGAGAATATGTTCAATAATCGTTCTATCTTAGAGGCAATCTATTACACGGTTTTGTGTGCGGTACTTGCGACATTGATCTCTACACTCATTGGAACAATCACAGCAATTGGTCTTTCCAAATCTAAGCGTATTACACGTGAGTTATTCCAACAGGTAAATAACTTGCCAATGTTAAACCCAGAAATCGTTACTGCGATTGGCTTAATGTTGTTCTTTACATCATTAAGAATTCAAACTGGATTTACTACGATGTTATTAGCACATATTGCTTTCTGTACACCATATGTAATCCTATCAGTATTACCGCGTTTACGTCGTATTGATAAGAACATGGCAGAGGCTGCGTTAGACTTAGGCTGTACACCATGGCAAGCGATGTGGAAGGTTATCATCCCACAGATTAAGGGTGGTATTATTGCGGGTGCACTTGTGGCATTCTCAATGTCCTTCGATGACTTTGTTATATCCATGTTTACGACAGGACCTGGTGTCTCCAATATCTCTATCTATGTATATGCAAACGTAAAACGTGTTAACCCAACAATTAATGCGTTAAGTGCGATTATTGTTTATGTCATCACAGTTGTACTCATTGTTGTAAATGTTGTACCTATGATCAATGAAAGAAGAAAGGCAAAGTTAAATGCGCAAATTACAGAATCTAACTAA
- a CDS encoding cell division protein SepF has protein sequence MVFNKIKEFVAPVDEDEDEGEELQFTGREVQPVSTYESKQTNLNNISKNTQMVMFEPRSFEQAEEIARHLKQTRGCIINLHRLQREYAQRTIDFLSGVVFALDGTIQKVGHNVIFCAPRNVGVEGNISLDKGEDE, from the coding sequence ATGGTATTCAACAAGATTAAAGAGTTCGTCGCACCAGTAGATGAAGACGAAGATGAAGGTGAAGAATTACAATTCACAGGAAGAGAGGTACAACCAGTGAGTACTTACGAGTCAAAACAAACAAATTTGAATAACATTTCTAAAAATACACAAATGGTAATGTTCGAGCCAAGAAGTTTCGAACAAGCTGAGGAGATTGCACGTCACTTAAAACAAACACGTGGCTGCATTATCAACTTACACCGTTTACAAAGAGAATATGCACAGCGCACAATTGATTTCTTATCTGGTGTTGTATTTGCGTTAGATGGGACAATTCAGAAGGTTGGTCATAATGTTATCTTCTGTGCTCCAAGAAATGTTGGTGTTGAAGGGAATATCTCGCTTGATAAGGGTGAAGATGAATAA
- a CDS encoding IS30 family transposase: protein MVASGYKHLSLEERKSIEVLLNHSDIKLKQIALSINHSPKCVREEIKAHRVVRVHSNKTNKCGRQDSCKKHRLCTYCISGDCKSCKHKDCNELCDDFVSYPVCERIERFPYVCSGCPDIHKCHLPKYFYIARIAQDKYTQDKLEWRSGPRKSEAEMKSIVEAFQNNIPKKQSIDTIIHTNDLNISASTAYRYIREHQIPGISNIDLKRQVRYTQRSSSRHHPISIDYDFLEGRKYEDFLAALETAGPDVNVWEMDTIIGKKGSDEKCVLSLLHRRSNLQLYFLLRHKNMFEVTYLFDTIKSFLGIDLFKDTFTIILTDNGTEFHDPLSLETDPETGEKLISIYFARPRRSDDKGKCEKNHEHFREKIPKGCSMNSLTKYDINFVSNQVNNYVRRKLNYQSPYSIAKLVLNEKVLELNRLHPISPKAVDLTPILH from the coding sequence ATGGTTGCCAGCGGTTATAAACATCTATCTTTAGAAGAACGTAAATCTATAGAAGTTCTATTGAATCATTCCGACATCAAACTCAAACAGATAGCACTCTCTATCAATCATTCACCGAAATGCGTACGTGAAGAAATCAAAGCACACAGGGTCGTACGTGTCCACTCGAATAAGACGAACAAATGTGGACGTCAAGATTCTTGTAAGAAACATCGCTTATGCACATATTGCATAAGCGGTGATTGTAAGTCTTGTAAGCATAAGGACTGCAACGAGCTATGTGATGACTTCGTCTCATATCCCGTTTGCGAGAGAATAGAGCGATTCCCTTATGTCTGTTCAGGTTGTCCTGACATACATAAATGTCATCTTCCCAAGTACTTCTACATCGCACGAATAGCACAGGATAAATATACGCAAGACAAATTAGAATGGAGGTCCGGACCTCGCAAGAGCGAAGCAGAAATGAAATCTATCGTGGAGGCATTTCAAAATAATATTCCTAAAAAGCAATCCATCGATACGATTATCCATACTAACGACCTGAATATATCCGCCTCTACTGCATATAGATACATTCGTGAGCACCAGATTCCCGGGATTTCAAACATCGACCTAAAACGTCAGGTACGCTACACGCAACGCAGTTCTTCAAGGCATCATCCTATATCGATTGACTACGATTTCCTCGAAGGACGCAAATACGAGGACTTCCTAGCAGCCCTAGAAACAGCAGGACCAGATGTAAACGTATGGGAAATGGATACGATCATCGGGAAGAAAGGGAGCGATGAGAAGTGTGTACTGAGCCTGTTACACAGACGTTCCAATCTTCAATTATATTTTCTCTTACGACACAAGAATATGTTTGAGGTAACGTATCTATTTGATACTATCAAAAGTTTCTTAGGCATCGACTTATTCAAAGATACGTTCACTATCATACTCACCGATAATGGCACTGAGTTCCATGATCCACTATCGCTTGAGACAGACCCTGAAACGGGAGAAAAACTCATCAGTATCTATTTCGCAAGGCCTAGACGTTCTGATGACAAAGGCAAATGTGAAAAGAACCACGAGCACTTCAGAGAGAAGATTCCAAAAGGATGCAGTATGAACAGCCTTACAAAATACGACATCAATTTCGTATCAAATCAGGTAAATAATTATGTACGCAGGAAGTTAAATTACCAATCACCCTACAGCATTGCCAAACTAGTACTAAACGAAAAGGTGTTAGAACTAAACCGCCTTCATCCCATTTCACCCAAGGCAGTTGATCTAACACCTATCCTCCATTAG
- a CDS encoding YlmH/Sll1252 family protein encodes MNNLGNYDSLIAHLYDLKEKSERWHKSVCSAFLTEEEQAIIQKIFTPSRFVRYDGGYDDARKKKVIFLYDEKDGFSDIVCMKAKIDQRFRTIGHRDVYGAIMNLQIDKSSFGDFWIEKDAIYLYTSEQMVDFIKDYLIRINQLTVSFEKIDEHPKQEFKTKEISLVVASERADALVAALTHSSRSDAKDLIRKGYVQVNHIELEEPDKICNNGSVISIRGTGRFTFLGFSRKTRTGRIVAEFLQNI; translated from the coding sequence ATGAATAATCTAGGGAATTACGATTCTCTGATTGCACATTTGTACGACTTAAAAGAAAAGAGTGAACGTTGGCATAAGAGTGTTTGTTCTGCATTCTTAACGGAAGAAGAACAAGCTATCATTCAAAAGATATTCACTCCATCACGCTTTGTCCGCTATGATGGCGGATATGATGATGCACGTAAAAAGAAAGTCATCTTTCTCTATGATGAGAAGGATGGCTTTTCAGATATTGTATGCATGAAGGCTAAAATTGATCAGCGTTTCCGTACAATAGGGCATCGTGATGTATATGGAGCTATCATGAATTTACAGATAGATAAGAGTAGTTTTGGAGATTTCTGGATTGAGAAAGATGCGATTTACCTCTATACATCAGAGCAGATGGTTGATTTTATCAAAGATTACTTGATTCGTATCAATCAGTTAACGGTATCATTTGAAAAGATTGATGAGCATCCAAAGCAGGAGTTTAAAACCAAAGAGATTTCCCTAGTTGTGGCAAGTGAAAGAGCGGATGCGTTGGTGGCTGCTTTAACCCATTCTAGTCGTAGCGATGCGAAGGATTTAATACGCAAAGGATACGTGCAGGTGAATCATATCGAACTTGAAGAGCCTGATAAAATATGCAATAATGGGAGTGTTATTTCTATACGTGGAACAGGTAGATTTACCTTTTTGGGATTTAGTCGTAAGACACGTACAGGGAGAATCGTTGCAGAATTTCTGCAGAATATATAA
- a CDS encoding ABC transporter substrate-binding protein, translated as MRKLQNLTKLVLCAALVAPLVGCGGDDESAVKQVGDAKEMFGCNVINVFNAGEYIGDRVISDFETMYNAKVNYDLFESNEMMYTKLLGGSSYDVLVPSDYMIEQLLAEKMLQPLDKKSYENLGLLNPSVVESQKGFDPTLEYSVPYFWGNVGLVYNKTTVDEKDIEEEGWNILKDPKYKGRIFFYDSQRDGFMIAFKALGYSMNTNDPKEIQEAYEWLSEMNATMEPAYVTDEVIDGMINAEKDIAVMYSGDATNVLTENMDMSWVAPKQGTNIWIDAMVIPKNSNCPGLANKFIDYIISESVQTQNSEWVGYTPVDLSVQEELAGPDGEFFENPAYVPRTGYKLDETFHFDEQLKAKLSDLWNKVKVQ; from the coding sequence ATGCGCAAATTACAGAATCTAACTAAATTAGTATTATGCGCTGCACTTGTAGCTCCACTTGTTGGTTGTGGTGGAGATGACGAAAGTGCAGTAAAGCAAGTTGGCGACGCAAAAGAAATGTTTGGCTGTAACGTTATCAATGTATTCAACGCTGGAGAATATATCGGTGATCGAGTGATTTCCGACTTTGAAACAATGTATAATGCAAAAGTTAACTACGATCTATTTGAATCTAATGAGATGATGTATACAAAGTTACTTGGTGGCTCATCCTATGATGTGCTTGTGCCTAGTGACTATATGATCGAACAGTTACTAGCTGAGAAGATGTTACAACCACTGGATAAAAAATCTTATGAAAATCTTGGCTTACTCAATCCATCTGTTGTAGAGTCCCAAAAGGGATTTGACCCAACTCTTGAATATTCTGTACCATATTTCTGGGGCAATGTTGGTCTTGTTTACAATAAAACAACAGTTGATGAAAAGGATATTGAAGAGGAAGGTTGGAACATTCTCAAAGATCCTAAGTATAAGGGGAGAATCTTCTTCTACGATTCACAGCGTGATGGCTTCATGATTGCGTTCAAGGCACTTGGTTATTCCATGAATACAAATGACCCGAAGGAAATTCAGGAAGCGTATGAATGGCTATCAGAGATGAATGCAACGATGGAACCTGCATATGTTACAGATGAAGTCATCGATGGCATGATAAACGCGGAAAAAGATATCGCTGTAATGTATTCGGGAGATGCTACAAACGTTCTTACAGAAAATATGGATATGAGCTGGGTAGCCCCTAAACAAGGCACAAACATTTGGATTGACGCAATGGTTATTCCAAAGAACAGTAACTGTCCAGGACTTGCCAATAAGTTTATTGATTACATCATCAGTGAAAGTGTTCAGACACAGAACTCAGAGTGGGTTGGATATACACCAGTTGATTTAAGTGTTCAAGAAGAACTTGCAGGACCAGATGGTGAATTCTTTGAAAATCCAGCATACGTTCCACGTACAGGATATAAATTAGATGAAACATTCCATTTCGATGAGCAGCTCAAGGCAAAACTCTCTGACTTGTGGAATAAGGTCAAAGTACAGTAA
- a CDS encoding DivIVA domain-containing protein produces MTTRRPTFRIMKNGYDRFAVDDVMEQYAAQVAFLQRKLELYQEQMVETTEKLEELQTRYNEIERAVDVRKDAADSITRLSLQEANDVMAKAQNNADEIVKEALSVARSILLDLSQLYTEAGEVKSDLSQQLTDLQKSLDNFKLPKLPDMDWLEESDKELH; encoded by the coding sequence ATGACGACACGAAGACCGACATTTCGCATCATGAAAAATGGCTATGATCGGTTTGCGGTTGATGATGTGATGGAGCAATATGCTGCGCAGGTTGCCTTCCTACAAAGAAAGTTGGAACTTTACCAAGAACAGATGGTTGAGACAACGGAGAAGCTGGAGGAATTACAGACACGCTACAATGAGATTGAGCGTGCGGTAGATGTGCGGAAAGATGCGGCCGACAGTATTACCAGATTATCTTTGCAGGAAGCTAACGATGTAATGGCGAAAGCACAGAATAACGCTGATGAGATTGTCAAAGAAGCTTTATCCGTTGCGCGTTCCATATTGCTGGATCTATCGCAATTGTATACTGAAGCTGGTGAGGTCAAAAGTGATCTTAGCCAACAACTAACCGATTTACAAAAGAGTTTAGATAACTTTAAACTTCCAAAGCTACCAGATATGGATTGGTTGGAAGAATCTGATAAAGAATTGCATTGA